Below is a genomic region from Xylophilus sp. GW821-FHT01B05.
GTCGCCAGCGGGATCAGCACCTCCATCAGATGCGTGCAGCTCGCAGCCCCGCGCAGATGCTGCTTGACCGTTGCCGACCAACCTCGCACCAGACGCTCTCCGACCAGCACCTGCAAGGTGGTTTCTGCCTCCTTGCAGACGGCATAAGGTGTCACGTCGGATGCCGCGCGGATGTCACGCACGGCGTAGTTGCCGTCCACCGTCAGCCGCACCCACAGGTCGTGCAGCGGCTGGCCTGGCGGTACCGGCGCCGGCCGGCCCAGGCTCTCGAACAGGAAGGGCTTGATGTCGACCAGGTGGGCTTCCACGTCGTACAGCCCATCGTCCCGCACATAGGCCTGCATGTCGATGGTGCGCCGGTGGATGCCCCGGCGCGCGGCGGGTGTGGGGAGTGGCATGGAGGCCTTGGAGATGCAAAAAGGCGCAGGACCTGCGAACGGAGTCAGGATGGCAAGAAGCCATCCGCTGCGGACTCGCCCAGCACCGGCGCACCGACACCAGTGTCCGCACGGAATGCGGGCGCGATCGGCAGCGGCAGCGCGGGGATTTCCGCGCCGTCGCCGCTCGACAGGCGCGCTCGGAATACACCACGGGCGTCGAAGTGCGGCGTCGCCACCGCCTCCTGCAAGGACTTGACGAGCGACACGCAGGCGTCGACGCCTTCGAAGCGCCGCAGCCAGTCCTCCGCCGTGCGCGTGAGCAAGATGGCAGCCACTGCCGAGCGCGTGCCAGGCGGATCGACCGCGTCGTCCAGCAGTTCCGGCGCGCCGAGCACCTGCAGAAAGTTCTCCCAGAACTTCTGCTCCAGCGGTGCGACTGCTAGATGTCGCCCGTCCAGCGTTCGGTAGACCTGGTAGCGCGGGGTGCCGCCCGTCACGAGATCGCCGCCGGGGGTTGGCCATTGGCCGGCAGCAAACCCGTTGCCCAGGCCCCAGTACGTGAACGCGAACAAGTTGTCCGCCATGGCGATGTCCAGGTGGCATCCCCGCCCATCGACATCACGCGAGCGCAGCGCCAACAGGACATTCATCATCGCAGGGTAGGCCCCGCCCGCCAGGTCTGCCACGAGGGTGCTGGGCAGGCCTGGCGTGCCGTCCGCGCCGGCCGTCAGTCCGACAAGACCTGCCTCGGCCTGGTAGTTGAGGTCGTGCGCAGCCATCTCCGCCAGCGGCCCGTCCTGCCCCCAGCCCGTGATGGAGCAATACACCAGGCCAGGGTGGATGGCATGCATGGCTTCGAAGCCCAGGCCCAGGCGGTCCATGACGCCCGGGCGGAACTGCTCGATCAGCACGTCCGCGCTGCGGATCAGGGCAATCGCCTGCGCACAGTCGGCCGCCTGCTTAAGGTCGAGCGCCACCGACCGCTTGCCCCGGTTGAGCAACGCAAAGTTCACGCTGTCCGGCCCGAACCGGGGTACGTACGAGCGCATCTCGTCGCCACGCCCGGGCCGCTCGATCTTGATCACCTCGGCACCGGCCTGTGCCATCAGCAAGCTGCACATCGGCCCCGGCAGCAAGGTGCTGAAATCAACGACCCGCACGCCGGCGAGCGGTGCACTCCGTGCGGCAGGCGCGGCCGCGACATCACGTGTTTCCATGTCTTCTCAGTGCAAGCCGCATGCCACTGGCAAGCGGCCATGGCCGCGCTACTGCTTGGGCATTCCCAGATCGGTCACGAAGCGGTTCATCAGCTGGACCTCGTCGCGCACGAAGCTGGAGAA
It encodes:
- a CDS encoding DUF2889 domain-containing protein — its product is MPLPTPAARRGIHRRTIDMQAYVRDDGLYDVEAHLVDIKPFLFESLGRPAPVPPGQPLHDLWVRLTVDGNYAVRDIRAASDVTPYAVCKEAETTLQVLVGERLVRGWSATVKQHLRGAASCTHLMEVLIPLATTALQGIRGLRPASERKRSGGGAPAQLDSCYAYSREREIVLRFWPEHYRAPGVPGVSGSGGEAA
- a CDS encoding CoA transferase, producing METRDVAAAPAARSAPLAGVRVVDFSTLLPGPMCSLLMAQAGAEVIKIERPGRGDEMRSYVPRFGPDSVNFALLNRGKRSVALDLKQAADCAQAIALIRSADVLIEQFRPGVMDRLGLGFEAMHAIHPGLVYCSITGWGQDGPLAEMAAHDLNYQAEAGLVGLTAGADGTPGLPSTLVADLAGGAYPAMMNVLLALRSRDVDGRGCHLDIAMADNLFAFTYWGLGNGFAAGQWPTPGGDLVTGGTPRYQVYRTLDGRHLAVAPLEQKFWENFLQVLGAPELLDDAVDPPGTRSAVAAILLTRTAEDWLRRFEGVDACVSLVKSLQEAVATPHFDARGVFRARLSSGDGAEIPALPLPIAPAFRADTGVGAPVLGESAADGFLPS